The genomic interval AGCTTTCTGCTTGAAAAAAATACTGATAAGCTGCTCGGTCTTTAGAACGCAGACAGATGAATAACTATATGAAATAATTATATGAAAGATAATAAAAATTTTGAAGAAAGACTGGAGCGTTTGAAAGCAATTGTCGCAGGTCTTGAACAGGGTGATCTCCCCCTTGAAGAGGGCGTTGCTCTTTTTAAAGAAGGACAGTCGCTTGCTAAAAAATGTGCGGATCAGCTCCAGAAAGCCGCGAATGAAGTTAAAATTGTTGGTGACGGGTTAATTAAAGATTTTGAAGCTAAAGTTGAAAATGAGGATATGACTGATGACAATTAAAGAAAAACTTGCAGTACATGCTGCAGAAGTTGAGCAATATCTCGCAGAGTGTCTTAAAGGTCGCGGCATACCTTATGGTCTGCTTGAATCAATGGATTACAGCCTTCTTGCAGGCGGTAAACGGCTTCGCCCTGTGCTGGCACTTGTGTGGGCGCAGATGCTTGGAGCGCAGAAAGAAGCGGTTATGCCTTTTGCCGCAAGCCTTGAGCTTATCCATACCTATTCTTTAATCCATGATGATCTACCTGCAATGGATAACGATGATTTAAGACGCGGCAAGCCTTCCAATCATAAAAAATTTGATGAAGCCACAGCAATTCTTGCCGGAGACGGACTGCTTACAGAAGCTTTCGGTCTTATGACACAGGCAAAAGCTCCGGCAGAAGTTGTAGTAGAAGCTATCAGCCTCGCGGCTTATTCTGCAGGAGCTTGCGGAATGGTCGGCGGTCAGGCTGTTGATATGAGCTATACAGGACGCGATGGCGTAACTCTTGACGAACTTAAAGTTATGCACGCAATGAAAACCGGGGCTTTGATTCTTGCCGCCTGCAAGTCAGGAGCTATTCTGGCCAGAGGAGTCGGCGCAACTGATGATGATGTCAGACGGGCAGAAGAGTATGGCCGTTTGATCGGCGTTGCATTCCAGATTGTAGATGATGTTCTTGATGTTGTGGGCGATGAAGCTTCCCTTGGAAAACCTGTAGGAAGTGACGAAGAACAGGGCAAATCGACTTACCCCTGTCTTATCGGACTTGAAGAAAGTAAAGAGCTTGCACGTAAATATGTGGATGAAGCAGTGGAACTTCTTTCCCCGTATTCCGGTGCAGAAGCTGATTTATTGTCAGAGCTTGCGCAATATATAGTTGATAGAGTTTATTAATCACTGATTTTTTATTCTAAGTGCGGTGGCGTTTTTTGTTTTAGGCGGTTAACACTGTTAAGTGGTCTTTGAGATTACAGGTGAATATTGGCCTATGTTTTTGAGTAGTATAACCCGGTGCGAGGTTCGGGGAATATGAGCAGTTCTGAAAAGTCATGTAAATGCGGGGAGTATCCCCTGCTTAAAAGTATAAAGAATCCTGTACAGGTTCAGTCTCTTGGAAAAGAAGAGCTGGTTCAGCTTGCTGACGAACTTAGACAGTGTATTATAAATACCGTTTCCAAGAGTGGCGGGCATCTTGCTCCTTCTCTTGGTGTAATTGAGTTAACCATCGCACTTTTTAAGTGTTTTGATTTTGATACTGATCGTATCGTCTGGGACGTCGGCCATCAGGCTTATGCTCATAAAATTTTGACCGGGCGTTATGAACAGTTTCATACGTTACGCCATAAAGACGGCATCAGCGGTTTTCCGCGCATGTCGGAAAGTCACTATGACCATTTCGGCGTAGGTCATTCAAGTACGTCTATTTCTGCCGTTCTAGGGATGGCTGTTGCTAATGACCTTGACGGCGGCGGCCGCAATTGTGTTGCTGTTATTGGTGACGGATCAATGACTGCCGGGCAGGCTTTCGAAGGTCTTAATCAGGCCGGAGGAATGAAGCGCAAGATGGTTGTCGTTTTAAACGATAATGAAATGTCTATTTCCGCTAATGTCGGAGCGTTATCTTCATTTTTAAGTCGTAAGTTGTCTCATCCTGTTTTGACCAGATTCAAAAGAGATTTTGAAAGTCTTTTGAAGCAGATACCTAAAATAGGTGATGACCTTGCTATGTACGCAAGGCGCGGCGAAGATTCGTTTAAAAGTTTCTTTACTCCGGGAATGCTTTTTGAGGCACTTGATTTTACCTACCTTGGACCGATTGACGGGCATAACACTGCTGATCTTATTGAAGTTTTCGAGCAGGTTAAAAAACTTGATACTCCAGTGCTGGTCCATGTCCTGACTAAGAAAGGCAAAGGGTACACACCGGCTGAAGAAAATCCGACACATTTTCACGGTGTCGGCAGTTTTGAGCCTGAAACAGGTATGGCCGCCAAATTTAAAGGCGGGCTGCCTTCATATACTGAAATTTTCGGTAAAACTCTCTGCCAGCTTGCAGCAAAAGATGACAAAATTATGGCCATCACCGCTGCGATGCCGGAAGGAACCGGAACCGATTGTTTCAGAGAAACTTATCCTGATAGATTTGTCGATGTAGGTATATGCGAACAGCATGCCGTAACTTTTGCCGCAGGACTTGCAACCATGGGGTATAAGCCGGCTGTTGCAATTTATTCGACATTCTTCCAGAGAGCGTACGATCAGATAGTACATGACGTTTGTCTGCAAAATTTGAATGTTAACTTTTTCTTAGATCGCGGAGGACTCGTCGGCGCTGACGGTGCAACGCATCACGGCGTATTTGATATGTCTTTTATGCGCCATATTCCAAACCTCATCTACATGGCTCCTAAAGATGAAGCTGAGCTTGCACGTATGGTTGCGACCGCTTTTAATTTTAACGGCCCCGCAGCGGTCCGTTACCCACGCGGAGTTGGAATCGGGGCAATAATGGACAAAGAACCTTCTTTGCTTGAAATAGGTGAAGGGGAGCTTCTTCGTGATGGATTTGACGGAGTAATCATTACTCTGGGGTCCAGAGTCTGGCCTGCCGTTGAAGCTGTCGAAGAGCTTGATGACGAGTATGGAGTCTCCATTGCTATTTTTAACACTCGCTTTTTAAAGCCGCTGCCTGAAAAACAGCTTCTGGAATTGGCTTCCCGCTTTAAACGGATAGTCATTGTTGAAGAAAATGCTAAAGCCGGTGGTTTCAGTTCAGCTGTTGTCGAGTTTTTTGTTGATCAAGACGTGCTTGACGGGCATCACATTAAACGTCTTGGTATTCCTGATCAATTTATTGAGCACGGAACACAGAAAGAACTCCGTGAAGAAATCGGTATTGATAAAAACGGAATGAAGAATGCGATGCTTGAACTACTTGATAAAAAATAGTTTTTGCTGAAAGAATAAAAAAACCTGCCGGAGAGATCCGACAGGTTTTTTTGTGCCTAATTTTATTTCTAATTCACTATCAGCAGTACATTACCGGTGTCAGCGGTAATTCCGTCAGGTGCATTTTCCCCGAAAGTCTGTAGCACTAGATTCGCATCAACAATAACTCCCTGCTCAAGCAAGCTGGCACCGACTTCTTTAGCAATAAGGTTGAAGAGCTTCACTTTCAGCAAAATCTCTCCTTCACCCACATCTTCGGTGTTTTTTGCGCTGATTTCACTGCGAAAAGGGCTTATTGGAGTATCGCGGCCCATTGCCATACCCGCAACGCCGGGCAAGGCCCCTGAAAGTGATAATATATCGCCATCTTTAACTTTGACGATATCGATATTATCCGCAGGGCAATTGTTAAGAAAAACAGTTCTGATTCTGCTTTCTATATATTCAGGTAAAAAGCCGGTACCTGCTAGGAGAAATTCTCTTATGCTCATTCCGGCAATTCCGCGCACGCCGACTCCTTTTTGAAGAAGCATTACAATACCTATTGTTCCGGCTGCGACTGTTACAGATTTTAAATTTTCGTACATGCTCACCCCGTATCGGTTTTATTCGTTGTCGTGGGTATTATGCTTTTTATGATATAATATGCTGTTTTATTTGATTTTTAAATAATGGACCTAACAAGGTGTCTTGTCAAATATGGGAACAAGAAAGATACGCGGATATAAAAAAGGCCCATCTGAATGGAATAAATTCTGTGACCGATTTGAGCACTTAAGAATTTATTATTCAGATGAACCTTTTACAGTTTATAAAATATTGAGCAAAAATATCTATTTATTTTTATTCATTTCCTCTTCACGTAAAGCACGTCTAAGTACTTTACCTACCATTGTTTTCGGCAGCTCTTTACGGAATTCAACCTGTCTTGGTACTTTATATCCTGCAAGTTTTTCACGGCAATAGGCAATTATCTCTGTGCGATCCATCGATTGCCCTTCTTTAAGTACAATATATATTTTAACAACTTCACCACGGGTCTTGTGCGGTAAGCCTACTGTTACAGCTTCCTGAATTTTAGGATGTTCGTATAATACTTCATCCACCTCACGCGGGTAAATATTGTAACCGCTGGAAATGATCATATCTTTTTTGCGGTCCACTATATAAAAATATCCTTCCTCATCCATATAAGCGATATCTCCGGTGTAAAGCCAGCCGTTGCGTATTGCTCCGGCAGTTTCATCGGGTTTGTTGTAGTACCCTTTCATGACCTGAGGACCGCGAACAATCAGTTCTCCCATTTTTCCAGGAGCCAAGGGAATGCTTCCCACTTCCATATCTACAATTGCGGCATCTGTTCCAGGGACAGGGACACCGATTGATCCCGGCTTTTTCTTTCCGTCAAGCGGGTTGAGATGCGTTACAGGGGAGGCTTCCGTCAGTCCGAACCCTTCAACAATGGTTGCACCGAAAACGGAATCAAACTGCTTAATCGCTTCAACAGGCATAGGGGAGGACCCTGAAATGCAATATTTAATCGACGCAATATCAAATTTAGCTAATTCTTTTTGCTGGAGCAGAGAGATATATAAAGACGGTGCGCCGGGGAAAAGAGTCGGCTTAAGTTTATGCATTGCCTTAAGAACATCAAGCGGCACATAGCGGGGAAATGGAACCATAGTGGCTCCAAGTGATGTAGAATAATTGAGACAGACAGTAAGGCCATATATATGAAAATAGGGGAGAATTCCAAGTACTACCTCTTGCTGTCTTCCCAGTTTATGAAGCATAGCATGAAACTGCTGAATATTGGCCCCGAGGTTTGCATGTGTGATTTTGCACCCCTTGGAAAGTCCTGTTGTTCCTCCTGTATACTGGAGCAGGGCTGTATCTTCAAGCGGGCGTATATTCGGGGCTGAATATGTTTCTTTGCCTTCAATCAGATTCTTCCATTTTAGGACGGAAGAATCGTTATATGGAATTTTAGGCGTGTTTTTATCTTTCAGTCTTCTGAGCTCATATAAGTGCTTGAGTGGGAATTTTAGAGCGTCTGAAATTTTGGTGATAAAATATTTTTGGACAGGAAGTTTGTCACGCAGTTTAAGCAGCTTGGGCCAAAGCATGTCCAGAGTAATGATAAATTTTGCACCTGAATCATTTAACTGATGGACTATTTCAGTTTCCATATAAAGCGGGTTTGTCATTGTGACAACGCCGCCTGCTTTGAGTATGGCCCAGTAAGAAATAATCATCTGCGGTGTGTTCGGAAGCATTAAAGCGACTCTGTCGCCTGTTTCGATTCCGTTTTTGCGCAGATTCGCCGCCATTACTTCCGCATAGCTTTTCAGCTTTTCATACGTAATTGACCAGTTCTGAAATTCAATGGCTTTTCGCTTAGGCCATTTTTCAGCAGTTCTATCCAGATATTCAAAAAGAGGGCAGTAATTGAAATCCAGATTTTTGGGTACTTCCGGATCGTAATGATCAAGCCATGGGCGAATAGGTTCCACTCAACACCTTCCGATTATTCAATATTAATCTGATACCCTCAAATTAAGGGCAGGTCTTAGCTGCAGGGAGGCGCGAGTATAATGATCAGTTTAAGTTCTGGCAAGTATGTATATTAATTGCGTGTTGCCGTGGTAAAAATGGAAAGAATGTAATCTGTTAAATTCTTATTTGCTCCCTGCCCGCACTCTGAAAAAGGGCATCCTAATACAAAAGGGACTTCTAGTGGTCTTGGAGTGCCATGATAAACAACGATGTCACGCTGATCTTCATCGGCTTTTATGAGAACCTGCGTGGTTATAAAGCAAGAATCCGGTCCACTTTTAATTCTCTGTATCTCTGGGGACCATTCACTGACAATAACAGGGTAATCATCAAAAAAAGGCCAGTCTCCGCCATCATCAACTGCAAAACCTACAGTCTCAGAACTTTCCGCTACAGCCTGTTTAGGAGAAATACTGCCGATCCTGGCTTCAATCAGATAATCAACGTTACCGTCCGGATTATAATGGTATCCTAATCCTTGCAGCGCAGATATTATGTTTTGCTCCATGGGAACAATTCCGGATTCAAGCCTTTGAACGCTGCCGTCATTGTTTAGCTGAAATAAAACAACTTTGACATTGAACGACCCTGATTTAGGGTTGAATATCGTCATTGGAACAGCAGGTTTAACTTCATGGCTTGCACAACCTGCCAGCGTCAGCAAAAATATGAATGTAATTAATTTTACAATTGCAGATTCTTTAAGCATAGTATCCTCAGTTTTTATATAAAATTATTGCTAAGAGCTTTCTTATACCATTAAGGTGAATGGGGCAAACATATAGCAAAAGTCTGCGGTGAATTTTAATGGTCCAGATCAGCCATTCTTGGTTAAACGTGATGATCTGAATCTGTAATATATGCTCAGTTTAGAAATTGAGCGGGGGATTTTATGAGCGGGAAGGATATACTGCTGGATACGGGGACAAATGAGTTTGAAATAATTGAATTTTATATTGATGAAGCAAAAGCTGATGTCAATGATAAGGATTATTTCGGAATAAATGTTGCCAAAGTTTTGGAAGTTGTTGAGGCCCCGAAGGGACTGGAAGCAGCTGAAGGAGCTCCTCATCCGAGTTATCTGGGAACAATGTCTCTGCGTGATATAATTCTACCGGTGATTGATTTATCGGTGTGGCTGGGGATTGAACGTAAGGAATCAGAATTTCAATTAATTATTGTGACTGAGATTAATTCTGTCATTACCGGTTTTCTTGTCAGCGGAGTGACCCAGATTCACAGGATAGGGTGGACTGACTTAAAGACGCCGAGTAAATATATCGCTGATATGGGCTCAAACTGCATCACAGGGACAATAGATTTGAATGATCGTTTTGTCTTAATGATAGATCTTGAAAAAATTCTTGGTGAGCTTGATCCGAGTATGGCTGAAAATCTGGAAGGAGGAGGTTTGTCGGCTCCTGAAAAGTGGTCAGCACTTATTGTAGATGATTCCGCCTCTGTCCGGACCCTGCTTAACAAAAATTTCGAAGCAGCCAACTTTGATGTTAAACTTTTTACCAATGGCCTTGAAGCGTGGGAAGGATTGCTTGCCATGCGCAATGAAGCAAAGAATAGCGGAAAATCGATTACTGACATGCTTGATGTTATTGTTTCTGATATAGAGATGCCGCAAATGGATGGCTATACGCTTACCCGTCAGATCAAGGAAGATTCTGAATTATCAAAGCTTCCTGTAATTTTGTTTTCTTCGCTGATAACCAAGGGGCTTTATCATAAGGGCGAGAAAGTTAAGGCAGATGATCAGGTTACAAAGCCGGAATTCGGCGCGCTTACAGGGCGGGCTATTGCGCAGATAGAAAAATATAGAGCAAAACGTGCGGAAGTTCTGTAATAACAAGATAATACAGAGCCCCTGTCGGTGATTCCGGCAGGGGCTTTAAATATTTATGCGGATTATTTTTTGCGCCAGCCTCGTTCTTTCATACATTTCTCAAAAATATTAGCCTGCGAGTAGTTCTCGGAAAATTCGGCTTCATATGTTGTCGGCTCCGGTGGAGCGTCGTCAGTTTCTGCTCCGATTGGGTCAATTTCAGCTGACTGCTGTCCACAGAAAGCTTTATCCTTTGCGAGGATCTCATTTCGCTGGGCAGGGTCAACCAGATTTGGATTCTGCCATTTAGAACATCCTCCGATAATCAGCAGTGCAGCTATAACAGTCAAAATTTTTTTCATAGTTAACTCCGTTTCTTTATTCCGGTTTAAGGTCGCGTTCCATCAGGTCACAAACTGCTTTATCAGGGTCTTTGTCTTTGTACAGTATTTTGTAGACTTGTTCGGTAATCGGCATTTCAACGCCTAACTTTTTAGCTAGAGTATGAACAGATTCTGCTGTTTTAACTCCTTCGGCGACCATTCTCATTTTAAGGATTTCAGAAAGCTTAAGACCTTGTCCCAGTTTTAAGCCGACTTGTCGGTTGCGGGAAAGATCTCCGGTGCAGGTGAGTATGAGATCTCCGAGTCCGGACAGTCCCATGAACGTTGCGGGATTTGCTCCCATTGCAACGCCGAGTCTGCTCATTTCGGTAATACCTCGAGTTATGAGAGCTGCTCTGGCATTGTTTCCGAAATTCAGACCGTCAGCTATTCCGGCGGCTATGGCCATAACATTTTTTATGGCACCGCCCAGCTCAACACCTCGGAAATCTGGATTGGTGTATACTCTTAAATAATTATTGGCAAAGAAAGCCTGAACTTCTTTTCCAAGCTCTTCATCTTCGCATCCCAAAACTATGGAAGTGGGTTTTTGCGCGCTTAATTCATAAGCAAAGGTCGGCCCTGAAAGGTGTCCGTATCTTGGGTTTAGTCCTTCAAGAGCTTCCTCAATGACTTGAGACATAGGTGCGCCTGAATTCAGTTCAATTCCCTTGCTGGCGCAGATTATTGCAGGATTTTTAGGAAAGAGGTGCTTGAGACTGATCAAAGATGAGCGCATGAACTGGCTTGGAACAACAAGAATAAAATATTCTGCTCCGTCCATGACTTTTGCAGGATCGCAGTCACATTTGAGTTTTTTTGAAAGGTCACAATTCGGTAAGTATATTGTATTGCGGCCAGTTTTTTTTATCTCATCAATCAGTTCCGCACTTCTGCCCCAGAGGCTCGCGTCATGATTATTCCGGGCAAGCGTGTTTGCTAAAGCGGTACCCCACGCTCCGGCACCAATAACAGCAATCTTCATATTTACTCCTTCAAAACAAAATATTGGAATTCCTCAAAAAAGGTTTCATCTCTTTTGCGGATATTATTTACATACACTTAACCGGAGTAATGTACGCATACTAAGTGATTATGGCAACCCGCATCACCGCAAGAAGAGCTTATCTGAATAGTATAAGCTTTACTTTATCTCTTTTAGTGTATAGAATAACTTGTATTTATAAATAGCTTAAATTGCAGGAGATTGTCATGAACGATACTGTTAAAGCTGAATGTCCTTACTGTTCCTTTAATGGGCCGCACCATTTATATAAAGCCATAACTCATGTTATAGTTTTAAACTCATGCAGCACACATGACGGGCAGAGTCCTACGGCTGACTCGGATGTGTATATATGCGGAAATTCTCTGTGCGGGAAACCTTTTAATGTTAAAAAGTAGATTATGCTTGAATCTGAGCTTGAAATTAAAAAAGGTGTGCCGTTAACGCCGGATCAGCAGCAAAGGTTTGAAAAGCTCGAGCAGGGTAAATATGGTGTGGCAGCGCACCTTCAAACTTATTCAGCTATATTATCTGCAACAAATATAGCCATGCTGGGATTGATTAATACTTTTACCTCAGCCGGAACAGGGTTTCAAAGTTACTGTTTTTATGGATCTGTTTTGGGGTATATTATTTCTTTGCTCATCTGCCTGTATGCCTTGTATCCAAGGTATGCAGCAGTTCCCATGTCTGAGATCAAACTTGAGATAATAAATGAAAATAAAGAAATTGCGCGAGCAAATAAGTGGCTTAAAGAGGCTTTCTTTATTTGTCTTATAGCGATTGCTTTATCGGTCCTGACAATCCTAAACAGTATTTTTTGTTAATAGCCTTTAATCAGCAAAAAGAGGGTGCATTGCACCCTCCTTGTTAGAGATTGTTTGCCGAATTTAAACAGATCAGAGAGGCCCTGTGCTCATCACATGCGACAGATCTTCGATCTTTCCAGTCTTGATTCGGTATTCATAAATCTTCTGCATATCTTTGTAGACTTGGAATACTTGGAAGAAACCATGCCAATGGGCATAGTCCGGTCCATTCATCGCTGCGCCTTGGCGTGCGCGTCTGCCGCAATGGTGCCAGAGGTAGTACATCAGCTCCTGAAATCCGTCGTTCCAAGGATCATCAATCAGCAACAGATTCTTTTCAGCTAGTTCTTTTTGCATCTTCGTCGCGCCGTCCCAATAGGTGTTGTAAAGATCTACAGCATCATCAAGGGTTTTGCGTTGGACATTTGTGTGAGTCGTGCCGTGGCAGTTGACACATACCTGACGCATAAGTTCATCACCTTTTTCGCCGTCTCCGCGTTCTCCGCTGCGGATGACGCTCTTCTGGTGCATCAAATCCCACTTGAGGCGTTCATTGATGTTATGAGTGGTACTCAGTTCGCCGATTCCGCTCATATGGCAGACTGCGCAGGTAGGGGCTTCATAGTCGCCCGGCTGCCACGCGTCAGGAGCACTGTCCCATCTCCAGTCTTCACCATGTGCGGCGTAACGTTGACCGTGCTTACTTTCCTGATAAATTTCAATATCCGGATGGTCCGGTCCCAGATGACAACTGGCGCAAGCTTCCGGCTTCCGGGCTTCCTCGATGGAGAATTTGTGTCTGGTATGGCACACAGTACAAGTACCGATTGATCCATCGGGATAACGTGTTCCTACGCCGCCCGGCCAAGTGTTTTTGATAGGTTTGTTGTCCGGTCCAAGTTCAACCTGAGTCCCGTGACACATCTGGCAGCCGGCTGAACGTGAAGCCGTGCTTTGAGGTGCATCGTCTTTTACTCCGATAAACTGTGCGCCTTCATAGTAATACATCAGTTTTATAAATTTTTTGTTGTCGATGACCGGATTTCCGGCAAGCTTGGCATGTCCGCTTTTCAGGAACTGATCGACTTCCTGTGGGTGGCAGCGGGAACATGTTTTAGAAGAGACCATCGGGGAAATAAAAATTTTAGTTCCTTTAAGCCCTTCGCATTGACTTGCCATTGGTGATGTTTTTTCAACAACATGACAATCATAACAGGATACTGTGGCGTGAGCCATTTTCCCTGATTTCCAATCATCAACAATTCCGGGAGTTTTCTTGGCATGACATTCAATACAATTTGTAGCGTCTTTAGAAAACCCTCTTTTAACCACCAGCTCTTTAGGAGCAAGGTTTGGAAAAGGAGCCGTAGTTTGTGCAGCATAAGCAACTGCAACCGACAGTGTTATGACCATCCCGGCTATCACTAATTTAATTACCTGCTTTAACATGATTCCCCCCAATTAAAATCATAAGTCCTTTTCAAAGAACTTGTTAGCCATTTCAATCATGTCTTTGTGACCGACATGAGGGTGGCAACTTGCGCATTTCTTATCCGTCTGTCCGTACAGATAAGCCCGATGGGCGAGAAGAGCTCCAGGTTTAACACCTCTTGGTTCCAGCTTAATGTGGCAATGCCTGCATGCGCTGTCGTAGGTGAATTTCAGCCTGTTCTTCTCGGCATTTTCGGCCCAGTCGAACTCTGAAGGGTTGAACGTGAAGTTATGGATTACGTCACTTGTTCCGGTGATTGCTTTGGTGGTCAGATATTCAAGAAAGTTTCCATGCGGCAAATGACAATCTACACATTGGGCCGCAAAGCCCTGCGGATTTTCTCCTCCGTGTATAGACTGCTGCCAAGCCGCTCTGAAAGGTTTCATTCCATGACAAGTTTGACAGAAAACATCTGTATTTGTCGTATCTATCATAAACCCAGATGCAAGCACCGTAACAACTGCTACCAAAAGTCCCGTTGCAACTCCCCAACGCCATCTTCGACTGAAACCGCTCCCCCCTTTGGGTTTAGGGTTTTTCGGCATTTTTCAGTCACCTCCATGTTGTTAGGATTTGTCTCTTAACTTACTGATTTATTATCTGTTTTTTTGAACACCTCCTTAAAAAAAATTAATAGTTCTATAAATATCTCATCATTAGAAAATTGTGTCTATGACTTAAGTCAAAAGATTTGGATGTATGAAAAAAAGTGGAGTGTGGAATTTTTGAGCCTATACAAACTGCTCATGGTAATTAATTGTGTTTCAACCCTTGAGCATGAAGCAATATGCAGGTATCACCTTTTTATAAAAACGAACCCGGTCTGAGTCAGGCCGCAGTCAAGGATGGGATATGGCTATAAAATTTACTGAGATTGAAGAAAACATTTTGGCACTTGCAGGTGGAACTCTTTCCGAAAGTGCCACTCCTTATGCTGATATAGCTGAGAAAGTCGGGACTGATGAAAATACAGTTATCGAATTGCTGACTCGTCTTAAAGATGAAAAAATAATTCGCCGTTTCGGTGCCACTCTAAGGCATCAAAAAGCTGGATACGGGGCTAACGCAATGGTTGCGTGGCGTGTGGAAGCTGATCAGAATCCTGAGAAAATCGGCGAACAGATGGCGAAAAGACCGGAAATCAGCCATTGTTATCTGCGTAGTGTTTTCCCTGAGTGGCCTTACAATTTATACACTATGATTCACGGCAAAGGTCTTGATGATTGTAAAAAAGTAGTAAGTGAACTGATGGCGGAAACAGGCATCACCGATCATTGTATCTTGAAAAGTTTGAAAGAACTCAAAAAAACCTCAATGAAATATTTTGAGTTCAAAAAGAGCTCTTAATTACTGTTAGAAAATATTTTTAAGTTCATTTAAAAATAGTGTTATACCTCAATGCTTAAAATTATAGATAGGAGTGTCTTTTATGGCTTCATCTTCTGATCTTTTTAAACACGCGCAGGAAGTTCTACCCGGCGGTGTTAACAGCCCTGTCAGAGCTTGCAAGAGCGTCGGCTGTGATCCTCTTTTCATAGAAAAAGCAGACGGCAGTCGTATGTGGTCTGTCGACGGGCAGGAGCTCATCGATTACGTAATGAGTTGGGGCCCGATGATGCTCGGTCATGGGTATCAGCCTATTAAAGACGCTGCACATAAAGCCGTGGATATGGGCGCAAGTTATGGCGCACCGTGTCCTGATGAGATAACTCTTGCGGAAGAAATTATTAAAATGATTCCATCTATTGAGATGGTCCGTATGGTTAATTCCGGAACCGAAGCAACCATGAGTGCTCTGCGTCTTGCACGTGGCATAACCGGGAGAGATAAAGTCCTTAAATTCGAAGGATGTTATCACGGGCACAGTGATTGTTTTCTCGCCAGTGCCGGATCAGGACTCGCAACTTTTTCTATTCCCGGAACCCCCGGTGTTCCAGAAGGCACAGTTAAAGATACTTTGCTTGCTCCATACAATGATTTAGCCGCAGTTAGAGCCGTTTTTGAAAAAGAAGGCAAAAACATTGCTGCTATTATTGTAGAACCTGTTGCCGGAAACATGGGACTCGTCCTCCCTGCTGAAGGATTTTTACAGGGACTTCGCGATATTTGCGACGAGTACGGTGCACTTTTAATTTTCGATGAAGTGATCACCGGATTCAGAGTCTCCGCCGGCGGAGTACAGAAGCGTTTCGGAGTTGAAGCAGATCTGACTACTTTGGGTAAGATTATCGGTGGCGGTTTCCCCGTAGGAGCATACGGAGGAAAGAGTAAATTTATGAACCGTATTTCCCCTTGCGGTGACGTTTATCAGGCTGGAACTCTTTCCGGTAATCCTGTTGCCATGGCAGCAGGTATTGCTACTCTTCGTGCTTTACAGAAGCAGGACTACGAAGCTCTCGAAGCTCGCACGCTTAAGCTTGCACAGGATCTTAAAGCCGCACTCGAAGTGAACGGATTCAAAATG from Desulfovibrio gilichinskyi carries:
- the dxs gene encoding 1-deoxy-D-xylulose-5-phosphate synthase — encoded protein: MSSSEKSCKCGEYPLLKSIKNPVQVQSLGKEELVQLADELRQCIINTVSKSGGHLAPSLGVIELTIALFKCFDFDTDRIVWDVGHQAYAHKILTGRYEQFHTLRHKDGISGFPRMSESHYDHFGVGHSSTSISAVLGMAVANDLDGGGRNCVAVIGDGSMTAGQAFEGLNQAGGMKRKMVVVLNDNEMSISANVGALSSFLSRKLSHPVLTRFKRDFESLLKQIPKIGDDLAMYARRGEDSFKSFFTPGMLFEALDFTYLGPIDGHNTADLIEVFEQVKKLDTPVLVHVLTKKGKGYTPAEENPTHFHGVGSFEPETGMAAKFKGGLPSYTEIFGKTLCQLAAKDDKIMAITAAMPEGTGTDCFRETYPDRFVDVGICEQHAVTFAAGLATMGYKPAVAIYSTFFQRAYDQIVHDVCLQNLNVNFFLDRGGLVGADGATHHGVFDMSFMRHIPNLIYMAPKDEAELARMVATAFNFNGPAAVRYPRGVGIGAIMDKEPSLLEIGEGELLRDGFDGVIITLGSRVWPAVEAVEELDDEYGVSIAIFNTRFLKPLPEKQLLELASRFKRIVIVEENAKAGGFSSAVVEFFVDQDVLDGHHIKRLGIPDQFIEHGTQKELREEIGIDKNGMKNAMLELLDKK
- a CDS encoding chemotaxis protein, whose amino-acid sequence is MSGKDILLDTGTNEFEIIEFYIDEAKADVNDKDYFGINVAKVLEVVEAPKGLEAAEGAPHPSYLGTMSLRDIILPVIDLSVWLGIERKESEFQLIIVTEINSVITGFLVSGVTQIHRIGWTDLKTPSKYIADMGSNCITGTIDLNDRFVLMIDLEKILGELDPSMAENLEGGGLSAPEKWSALIVDDSASVRTLLNKNFEAANFDVKLFTNGLEAWEGLLAMRNEAKNSGKSITDMLDVIVSDIEMPQMDGYTLTRQIKEDSELSKLPVILFSSLITKGLYHKGEKVKADDQVTKPEFGALTGRAIAQIEKYRAKRAEVL
- a CDS encoding exodeoxyribonuclease VII small subunit — translated: MKDNKNFEERLERLKAIVAGLEQGDLPLEEGVALFKEGQSLAKKCADQLQKAANEVKIVGDGLIKDFEAKVENEDMTDDN
- a CDS encoding long-chain-fatty-acid--CoA ligase, which produces MEPIRPWLDHYDPEVPKNLDFNYCPLFEYLDRTAEKWPKRKAIEFQNWSITYEKLKSYAEVMAANLRKNGIETGDRVALMLPNTPQMIISYWAILKAGGVVTMTNPLYMETEIVHQLNDSGAKFIITLDMLWPKLLKLRDKLPVQKYFITKISDALKFPLKHLYELRRLKDKNTPKIPYNDSSVLKWKNLIEGKETYSAPNIRPLEDTALLQYTGGTTGLSKGCKITHANLGANIQQFHAMLHKLGRQQEVVLGILPYFHIYGLTVCLNYSTSLGATMVPFPRYVPLDVLKAMHKLKPTLFPGAPSLYISLLQQKELAKFDIASIKYCISGSSPMPVEAIKQFDSVFGATIVEGFGLTEASPVTHLNPLDGKKKPGSIGVPVPGTDAAIVDMEVGSIPLAPGKMGELIVRGPQVMKGYYNKPDETAGAIRNGWLYTGDIAYMDEEGYFYIVDRKKDMIISSGYNIYPREVDEVLYEHPKIQEAVTVGLPHKTRGEVVKIYIVLKEGQSMDRTEIIAYCREKLAGYKVPRQVEFRKELPKTMVGKVLRRALREEEMNKNK
- a CDS encoding polyprenyl synthetase family protein, which gives rise to MTIKEKLAVHAAEVEQYLAECLKGRGIPYGLLESMDYSLLAGGKRLRPVLALVWAQMLGAQKEAVMPFAASLELIHTYSLIHDDLPAMDNDDLRRGKPSNHKKFDEATAILAGDGLLTEAFGLMTQAKAPAEVVVEAISLAAYSAGACGMVGGQAVDMSYTGRDGVTLDELKVMHAMKTGALILAACKSGAILARGVGATDDDVRRAEEYGRLIGVAFQIVDDVLDVVGDEASLGKPVGSDEEQGKSTYPCLIGLEESKELARKYVDEAVELLSPYSGAEADLLSELAQYIVDRVY